One window of Mustela lutreola isolate mMusLut2 chromosome 13, mMusLut2.pri, whole genome shotgun sequence genomic DNA carries:
- the RFXAP gene encoding regulatory factor X-associated protein yields the protein MHPCGGQDDSAAEGVLRQAPALGDGAGAGKSIRYLCEVAGTGEEEAGEDEADLLDTSDAPGGGESTASLEDLEDEETHSGGEGGSGGARRRSSGGGSMSKTCTFEGCSETTSQVAKQRKPWMCKKHRNKMYKDKYKKKKSDQALNCSGSAQPGSTGNVRLEESTDNILSIVKQRTGTFGDRPARPTLLEQVLNQKRLSLLRSPEVVQFLQKQQQLLNQQVLEQRQQQFPGTSV from the exons ATGCATCCCTGCGGAGGGCAGGACGACTCTGCGGCCGAGGGCGTCCTGAGGCAAGCTCCGGCCCTGGGGGACGGCGCCGGTGCAGGCAAGTCCATTAGGTACTTGTGCGAAGTGGCGGGGactggagaggaggaggcaggggaggacGAAGCCGACCTGCTGGACACTTCCGACGCCCCAGGGGGAGGCGAAAGCACCGCTAGTTTGGAGGATCTGGAGGATGAGGAGACCCACTCTGGCGGCGAGGGTGGCAGCGGGGGAGCCCGGAGACGGAGCAGCGGCGGGGGCAGCATGAGCAAGACCTGCACCTTCGAGGGCTGCAGCGAGACCACGAGCCAGGTGGCCAAGCAGCGGAAGCCTTGGATGTGCAAGAAACACCGCAACAAGATGTATaaggacaaatacaaaaagaagaaaagtgaccAGGCCCTTAACTGCAGTGGGTCCGCCCAGCCTGGCAGCACGGGAAACGTCAGACTGGAG GAAAGTACAGATAACATACTCTCCATTGTTAAACAAAGAACAGGAACCTTTGGGGATCGTCCTGCAAGACCTACTCTTTTAGAACAAGTGTTAAATCAAAAAAGACTG tCATTACTAAGAAGTCCAGAAGTGGTGCAGTTTTTACAGAAACAGCAACAACTATTAAATCAGCAAGTTTTGGAGCAAAGACAGCAGCAGTTTCCAGGAACATCAGTTTGA